AGAATAACAGAAGCTTTAAGCAAACTACCCAGCGACACTATGGTAATATTCACCGCCCACAGCCTACCTAAGAGGATACTGGAAATTGGGGACCCTTATCAAACCGAGCTGAAAGATATGGCTAACCTTCTTGCGGTCCAGATAGGTCTTCAGAATTGGAGTTTTGGCTACCAGAGTGCAGGACAAACAGGAGAGAGCTGGCTCGGACCAGACGTTTTAGAACTACTTGAGAGTCTGGTTGAAAAGAATCATAAAACGTTTCTACTAGCTCCAATAGGTTTCATTTCTGACCATCTGGAAGTGCTTTACGACATAGACGTTGAGTGTATTAACTGGGCTAAATCAAGGAACGTGGTTCTCGCACGAACAGAGCTACCAAACGATTCTGACGATTTTATAGCTTGCCTCCACACGTTGATTAAAGAAAGAGGTTTCTCCTAGGTTCACAGTAGTTCATTCTTCCTTGATCGTCTGAAAACTTACACATGTTTCTGTTTTCTGGATACCTGGCATAGAACGAAGAGTATCAATAACCATCGTTCCTACCTCTTCAACAGAAGAAGTCCTTGTCTTTATCAGGATGTCCCACTGACCTGATATTACAGAAACTTCGAAGACATTTGGAATAATTGCTATTCTTTCTGCGAGCTCTCTTTGGGATACGTGTCTATCGTTACCGAAGGAGACAAAGATGTATGAAGTGACTCCTCGCCCTAACTTCGAATAGTCCAGTTTTACAGTGAATTTCTTTATTATACCGGAGTCGATCAGCTTTTTGACTCTTTCTTGTACAGTCGCTCTTGGTAATCCTAATGACCCGGAAATATCTACGTAACTCTGACGTCCGTCGTTTAGAAGGCAGTTAATTATTGCTATGTCTTTCTCATCGACCACCATGGCAATCTGCCAATGTTGTTCGTATATTTGTGTTTTACTGCCGGCATGATGCTCGTTTTGTAGACGATATGCTTTTATTTTCCGAACAAACGGCTCGATGCAATGGTACCGGACACCAAGACGGAACAAAAGATGGATGACCTGAAAGATGTGACGATGATGACACAGGACGAACTGAACCAGAAGAGGGAATACGGTCTTGTTACGACACATATTCTTCACTACGCAACAACGGAGCTTGTTAAAACAGGCTTTCAATGGTTACTCCCAGTGATCCTCTCCAAGTCTACAGACCCTCTGTGGCCAGATCCTGGAGCGTCGATTGAAAAAAGAATTCAAGCGGAAATTTATGGTGATGTGGTAAACCTCACTTCAAGTATGATAATTCATAAGATGGTCTCGTCCTCTCTCTTACATCCAAAATTTTTCATACTTTCTCCAAACGTCCGCATTGAAAAAAGGGAAAGAGGCTTAACTGGTTGGCATGCATATGAATTTACACAACTCGACTTTGAAATCAGAGACGGAACATTCGAAGATGTTCGTTCACTAGTCGAAAAGTTACTCACAGGTATTATTCGGGATCTGAGGAGGGCTTTGCGCGAAGTTCCATTTAGATTGGGAGAATTTCCGGAAGTTTCCAAACCCTTTGATGTATACGATAGGATAGATCTAGTTCAGAAATTTGGTGAACACTGGGAGACTGAGTTACCGCGTTCAATAAATAATCCGGTTTGGGTAAGAAATATTCCGCGTGAATTCTATGATTTTGAAGACCTTTCGACGGGTATCTGGGATAATTATGACCTGTATGTACCTAGATATGGAGAAATCCTGTCTGGAGCTAGAAGGGAGTTTGAATATTCAAAGATACATTACAAGATGGAAAGAGACGGCGTAA
This portion of the Conexivisphaerales archaeon genome encodes:
- a CDS encoding asparagine synthetase A; amino-acid sequence: MDDLKDVTMMTQDELNQKREYGLVTTHILHYATTELVKTGFQWLLPVILSKSTDPLWPDPGASIEKRIQAEIYGDVVNLTSSMIIHKMVSSSLLHPKFFILSPNVRIEKRERGLTGWHAYEFTQLDFEIRDGTFEDVRSLVEKLLTGIIRDLRRALREVPFRLGEFPEVSKPFDVYDRIDLVQKFGEHWETELPRSINNPVWVRNIPREFYDFEDLSTGIWDNYDLYVPRYGEILSGARREFEYSKIHYKMERDGVKKENYRLLLQLAKENRLKPSAGAGIGIERLVTWITGAKRISDIQPFPKVPGIVLDL
- a CDS encoding Lrp/AsnC family transcriptional regulator — its product is MVVDEKDIAIINCLLNDGRQSYVDISGSLGLPRATVQERVKKLIDSGIIKKFTVKLDYSKLGRGVTSYIFVSFGNDRHVSQRELAERIAIIPNVFEVSVISGQWDILIKTRTSSVEEVGTMVIDTLRSMPGIQKTETCVSFQTIKEE